The Deltaproteobacteria bacterium nucleotide sequence GAAGATCCTGATCCATCTCCCTTTTGTGCTGGCCTCCCGGAAACGGTCGGAATCGTGGGGCGACCGAGCCGCAGAATGCGCCGTGGAGACGGCCTAACCGATGGCGCGCTTGGCAGTCTGTTGTCCCCGATGCTCGTTATCGAGCAGTTCGCGCAGTGCAGCGTCCAATCGTGTCGGCAACGCCAATGCAACACGCCGCATGGTGGCCAGTAGGGCCTGGATGGTGTCGCCGGAGAATTGGCGGGCGTCGTACTGCACAATCCCCGATACCCGTCCTCCGTGCTCCTTGATGTTGAGCGACAGTGGCACGCCCACGTGGACGGGCATGGCGTAAGTATATGGATTCGCGCGCACCACGCAGCGATTGAGGTCCAATCGCGCAGACGGCATGTTCCGATAGTTGAAATGAATTTGATACGGGGTGCCTGTCGCACCGATTTGTGCGGCGTACAACGCCGCAATGTGTTGAATCGGCACCTGTTGGTGTTGATATGCGCCCGTTGTGGCGTGCTGCTCCCGTGTGATGAGCGACCGGACGGATGCAGTGAGGTCGACCCGTCCGCGCACCGGGAGCACATTGATACAGTTGCCGATCAGATCGTCCGCGCCGTGTAAGCGTCCGGCGGATTGGATCCCGATGATCGTGTCCCGTTGCTGAAAGCAGGCGCAAATCGCCGCGCGGTAGAGTGTCAACAACACCGTGAACGGCGTGGTCGCCAGTTGGGTGGCTGTGGTTTGCACGGCGGCGACCACCGCCGACGAGAAATGCGTCGCCAACCGCGTGCCGTGAATGTGGTCTGCCGTGTCACCAAAGAGGGGGAGTCGATCGCCCAAGTGCTCTTGCCAATACCGCAAGCCCGTTGAGCCGTGGTGGGCGAGTTGTTCCTGTTCCCATTGCACATAGTCAGGATACTGCATCGAGACCGGTGGCAAGCAGCGGCGCCATTGCCGCTGCGGGGTGTTCCAAACTTTCGCAAAGTCGCGCAGCAGCCGATTGATCGACCATCCATCGCCGATGAGGTGGTGCAACGTCCAATAGAGGAGTCTTCGGTCGCGTCCGAGTCGCACCGATCCCATGCGGAATAATGGGGGCTGTGTGACGTCAAACTGACGGGCCTTCTCTTCGCACAGCAGCGCTGCAATCTGTGCCGCACGATCCGTGACCGCGATGCGCGAAAGATCCCAAATGGCGATGTGGGCGGGAGCGGATGCGTGCACTTGTTGGCGCGGCCTCGCCGCTTCCTGAATAAAACCGGTGCGTAAGACGGCATGGCGGGCGATGAGGAACTCGAGGACTGCGCGGGCGCGGGCCGCGTCGAACGGGCCGTGCACGTCGGCCACGCGCATGATGTGGACGGCGTGATCCTCCGGCCGTTCGTGCTGACGGCGCCACATGCGTTCCTGGGCGCATGACAGCGGATGGGTTTGGTGTGCCGTCTTTCGGGCCGATGCGGGTTTCGACGCTGCATTGGCAGGCTGCGGCGCGTTGTCTAGCGTGGCGCAAAATGCGCGTAACGACGCGGCGGCGAAAAAAGACGGGAGCGAGATGTCGACCGGCCATTGTGCCCGCAACTTCGTCACGAGACGAATTGCCATCAGCGAATTGCCGCCGGCCGCGAAAAAATTGTCGTCGATCTGCAGTGCCGTGCGTTCGGTGAGGTCGCGCGCGATGGTCAACACCATCTGCTCCGTTGCTGTCATTGGCTGGGGCGTCGCCGTGTCGTCCGGCTGCGTGGCTGCGATGGCGAGGAGTTGCTGTTTATCGACTTTGCCGTTGACCGTGAGGGGAATGACGTTGACCGGCACATAGAGTGCCGGCAACGCCGCCGACAACACTGTGCGGGCGAGCCAATCGCGCAGTGTCTGTGCGGTCAGCGCGGTCTCGGCGACGTAGAATGCGAGTAATCGTTTCCCATGGTCGGTGGTGGAGACCACGACTGCCGCTGCACGGATATGGGGATGCGCGGCGAGCTGGTGTTCGATCTCTGCGGGATGGATGCGCACGCCGTGGATCTTGACCTCGTCATCCACGCGGCCATGGATGGCCAGCGTCCCATCCGGTCGGATCTGTCCGGTGTCTCCGGTGTAATACACGATGTCCGATGGGTCGTTGGTGAGAGGATTGGGCCGAAAGCGCGCATGGTCGGCAGGCGGCACCGAGGGCAAATAGCCGCGCGAGCGGAACGGCGTGCGAATGACCAATTCACCGATTTCCCCGATGGCGCACGGCCGGCCGTCGCGTAGCACGAGCACGACGGTTTCAGGAATGGGCCGTCCCAGCGGCTGGACGCCCGGTGGCGGCTCGTCGGGGACCGGATAATATGTCTTGGCCATCATCGTCTCCGTCGGACCGTAAATGTTGGTCACTTGGCCCGCGAAGGCCTGCCGCCACTGCACGACCAACGACCGATCCAGCGGTTCGCCGCCGAAGATCACATGTCGCAACGCGCGCAAGCCACGCCCGCTGGCCGCGTCGCGGATCAACAGACGCCCGATGCTCGGCACGGTATGCATATGCGTGACCCGCTCCGTCTCCAGCCACGCGACCAGCGTGTCCGGCCCACAACATTCCGCGGGCGGGATCACCAAGCGCGCCCCATTGGCCAGTGCCAAAAAGGTCTCTCGCATGAACGGTTCGAAGCCCGGCGTGTAGAGTTGCGCCACTCGCGCATCTGGGGTGATCGCGACTTGGCGACTCAGCCAGTGATGATAGTGTGCGAGTCCCGGAATGGCGCCGACAATCCCTTTGGGTGTGCCGGTACTGCCCGACGTAAAATAGATATAGGCGGCACCATCGTCCGGGATCGCTGGCAATCGTTTCGGCGCGGCGGGCGGCTGTGCCAGCAGCGATGCGAACGGGATGCTCTCCGGCAACGTGAGCGATGTCGCGACGCACAGCACCTGGGTGCAGCGCGCCTCTCGGAGCATGAGGGCCAGCCGCTCTCGAGGAAACTGATGATCGAGCGGCACTGGCACCGCGCCGGCGCGCATGACGGCCAAGAGCGCGAGAATCATCTCGAGCGACCGTCCACCGACGACGCCGACGGGCGTGTTCGCCGTGACGCCCCGAGTTCTTAATGCCGCGGCCGCGCATTCGACGCGGCGCCAACACTCCCGATACGTCATCGTGCGATGGCCTTGTTGCAGTGCGATCTTGCGGGAGTGGCGGCGCGCCTGCAGGTGTACTGCATGGAGGGGATGTTGTTGCGGTGTGGCATCCAACGGACGCGCCCATTGTTGCCAGACCGCCGTGGAGCGGGCGTCGTCCAGCGTGATGGCACTGAGTGGTTGCCCCGGCGCGTCGACGATTTGCGCCAGGATCCGTAACCATTGATCCCGCATGACGCTCACGCGCTCGGCGGTGAAGAGATCCGTATTATAAATCCAACTTCCTTCTAAACCGCCCGGCACTTCGGTGAGATTGAGCAGCAGGGGATCGCGGGAAAATAGATGTTCTTGTGCGACACGTTCGCCACGCACGCCGTGTAAACGGAACTGACGGCGCGGCATATTGCGCAGATTCAGTACTGTTTGGTAAAGCGGTGGCCGATTCGGGTGGCGCTCGCACTGGAGCCTTTCCACGAGGGTGTCGAACGGGACTTCCTGATGGGCGAAGGCACCCAATGTGGCGATGCGTTCTTTGGCCAGCAATTGGGCAAAAGTCATCGTGTCGTCCAGCTCGACACGGATCGGCAACATGTTGATAAAAAATCCGATGGCGTCTTCGAGCTCGACCCATTGGCGTCCCGCGACCGGTGTGCCGACAATCACGTCCCGATGGTTTGTCAGTCGCGCCAACAACACGCGATAGGCACTCATCAGCAACATGAATAACGTGGCATCGTGCTCCCGCGCGACGTGGTGCAGCCGCCGCAACGTCGAGGCCGGCACGACAAAGTCGATTCGCCCGCCGGATTTCCCCAATATTTTTGGCCACGGCTTGTCGCTGGGGAGGGGCAGAATGGAGGGCCGGTCGCCGAGATGCTGTCGCCAATATTCAAGATGCGGCTGCAGCTGCGCATTGGAGAGCGTGTTCCGTTGCCACAGGGCATAGTCGGGGTACTGCACGGCCAATGGGGGGAGTGCGGGCGCGGTGCCTTGCCGATCCGCCTCCCACAGCGTCAAGACCTCGTGCACGATATTGCGAATGGACCATCCGTCACAGACGATGTGGTGAATCGTGATGACCAACACATAGTGCGTCGTGGACATCTTCACGAGGCTCACGCGCAGCAATGGCGGATTGCTTAAGTCGAATGGGGCTTGTTCTTGCGCAGCGACGAGACGACTGAGCCGCCGTTGACGTGTCCGTTCGGTGCATGGGCTGAGATCATGATGGACCACGTGGAAGGGCATTTCGTTCCACACGTGTTGATAGGGGCCGTTGTCATCCGCGCACAAGGCGGTGCGCAGCGCCTCATGGCGGGCGATGATCGTCCGGAAGATGTCGCCCATCCGTTCGGGCGCGAGGGGGCCGATCAGCCGTTGTCGCCGCGTGAGGTTGAAGCCGTCATTGGTGGGGTCGAGTTGATGCAAGATCCACAAACGCTGTTGGGCGAACGAGAGCGGCGCCCGATGTCGATGCTCGGCTGCCGGGAGATGCGTCGGCACGGCGCTCTCCGGTGCGCGGCGCAACACGTCGATGCGCTCGGCAATGGCGCCCACCGTGTGGAGCGTGAAGATCTCCTGCAGCGGGAAGGTGATCTGAAAAGTCTCCCGCATGCGTGCGACCAATCGGGTCGCTTGCAGCGAATGTCCGCCGACGTCGAAAAAGTTGTCGTTGGTCCCGATCGGTGTCCGCTCCAATAGGGATTCCAGCGTGGCGACGAGCCACTGTTCCGTCGCTGTCGTGGCGGGTGTGTGTGTCGCCATCGGTTCGCTCCGGAGTGGATCGGGCAGTTGATGCTTGTCGACCTTGCCATTCGGGAGCTGCGGAATCTGCGCCACGCACAGCACATATTGCGGGACCAGCGCGGAGGGAAGTTTGTGGCGCAGCCACGTGCGCAGCTCGGCGCTGGTCAGCGTGGTCGCGCCGGCGACGTAGGCGGCCAGATACGAGCCGTGCTGCGGCGTCGTGCCGCTGATGACTGCGCAGTTCTGTACGTGCGGATGTTGGAGGAGTGTCTGTTCGATCTCTTGCGGATGGACTCGCACGCCATGAATTTTGATTTCCTCGTCGAGTCGTCCCGCAATCACGAGGTATCCATCCGCGTGGTATCGCCCACAATCCCCGGTGCGATACACGAGATCGTCGGCATGAGCGGCGAGGGGATCGACACAAAACCGCGCGCGGTCTTGCTCCGCTGTTTCGGGGAGATATCCGGCGGAGCGGTACGGACTCCGAATCACGATTTCCCCCGATTCATTGGTGCCACACGGTCGATTCCCGGAGAGGATCTGCAGTGCCACGCCCGGCAACGGCGTGCCGATCGGCTGCACGCCGGGTTGCGGCGGATCCGGCACGCGATACATCGTGCAATGGAGCGTCGTTTCGGTGGGGCCGTAGATGTTGAAGATCTCTGCCGGGAAACATTGGCGGATTTGCCGAACCACCGTGTCGGTCAGCGGCTCGCCGCCGAGGAGCAACGTGCGCACCGACGGACACGTCAGTCCGCGGGCCTCGGCCATCCACACGGCGGCCACGCTGGGGACCGTTTGGACGATCGTCGCCCGCTGGCGTGCGATCCACTGGAGGATATGGCGCGGCGTGGCCGTATCGGCGTCGGGCGGGAGCAGCAATTCGGCGCCGGTTGTGAGGGCGAGGAACAGTTCGCGCATCAGTGGTTCAAACCCGATCGGATAGAGTTGCGTGACGCGATCGGCGTGGGTTACGGCCAACGCGTGAGCGGTGGAGGCGACGACATGCGCGAGTCCGCGCCACCGGCCCAGAATGCCCTTCGGCGCGCCGCTACTGCCGGAGGTAAAGAAGAGATACGGCATGCCGCCCGGATCGAGTGGCGGCAAGGCCGCGGACGACCCGGGCGGCAAATCATAAAAATACTTCGTGGGAAGATCCTCCACAGTGGCCACGTCATCGTCCGACGGCACCAACAGCGCGAGTGTCACCTGTGCGGCATGGATCATCGCTTGCCGTCGTTCGTAGGGGAGCGTTGTGTCGATCGGAACGGCAGTGCCGCCCGCGCGCATCACCGCCAACAGCGCCATACACAGGTCAATGGAGGCGCGGCCGACCACTGCCACGCGCGTGTGCGATGCCACGCCGATGCGCCGCAGCGATCGAGCTTTTCGCTCCACTTGGTCAAGGAGCGCGGCATAGGACATCGTCTGGTCGCCTTGTGTCATCGCCGGATGCGACGGACATTGCCGCGCGATTTGCGCCAGCGTGGCCAATGGATGGGCCGCCGGTCGAGGCGGTTGTGGCATCGGAGCGTGCCGTGTCGGTGCCGGTGCGGCGACATCGCCGAGGCAATATTCGTGGACGAGGCGATCGGCATGGGCCACGATCTGCTCCAGCAGTACAAGCCATTGCGCGGCCATTGCCTCGATCGTGGATCGTTGAAACAGTTCGGGTTGATAGATCAGGGTGCCGCGCAAGACCGTGTCTTCTTCGGAAATATGCAACCCGAGCGGGTCCCGGGCCATCGTGAGCGGATCGGGCGCCTCGCGGACGTGCACGCCGTCCAACGCGCATTCCGTTTGCGGCATATTGCGATAATTGAAGATCACCTGAAAGAGCGACGCATCGCGCCCGTGCAGGTTGCGTCGCGCCGCAGCGACCATCTGTGCATAGGGATAGTCTTGATACGTATACGCGTAGAGAGCCGCCTCCGTTTCGGCGCGCAACATGGTCGTGAACGGGACTGCGTCGT carries:
- the dltA gene encoding D-alanine--poly(phosphoribitol) ligase subunit DltA, coding for MHLAQWFADYLHQTTGRAVTVDPDTPFTHYGLSSLDQLLCTGALSRALQREIPATLCFTHPTVRAVERFLAESQPEAKGTRAPVTPHLAEDLRANEILCTPGQAQLLFAHDYFPDKATYNVAAAWHCDPAPDRLALQAALDAVARAHPILRASLRREREHPKLVISGKKTIPWMECTVPQLLTTGGHLQRAVRDLCGRERRRPFALNEGPLLRVLIVADSTGALIQLTAHHVVIDYWSLQLLVRAWSSAYATVRSGEIPQLIPRTTFSDIAQHHATHRTEFSSEATTFFEEVLRDHPPQLRLAHPEDPDGTTDTAGETCSHTFNNRHSEALRRFAQAQDATVFECFLAMLTVLFARQSGHSSFLLGLSCAGRVEPSWHDAIGYCVNTLPYRAAHDPDETFHALLRRTGAQLRATLIHQAVSAREIIHALRPNARGAYPLFEVLLNHLAPSSSAQLGASHLRAVPLPEPHAKFPLTVTLAEERDTMTMLWNFQTHRYGRPHIARLMQQTTRLLARLLHAPDAPVRAHWLATRHAPGFARPIPARPRPPLSELLDHALALHGERAAIRHQGTTMTYAALAHAVAARAAQLAPALRAGASVACYGSATLDTIISLLALTKLRATIVPIDAELPPERKRSMLLQSACGLVVAEAPDAWLEEIACPVWIPRAGCDPAPRIALQKATAYATPDDVTFIFFTSGSTGRPKGVIGRARGIRQYVEWFCATYAIGADDRVSGLYHIAFEPFLRDLYIALHAGATLVLHDARASSFVEWLHREAMTLVHTVPSVADHRLAEPSTTTRLPHLRTVVLGGEPLHAALVQRWRMLLPPHATILNIYGPTETTLAKTVYVVPPACRAGIQPIGTPIPDCELYIMDAERCCDVGEIGEIVLRTPWQAQGYLADADTAARFRSNPATGDSADRLYYTGDRGYRRDDGVVEILGRIDDECKIHGIRVQPREIEHYVTRIPDVRTAYVLAQRTDTRTELIAYYVSTRPIPTTVWHAHLRQYTQVMPRHFIHLPRLPTTANGKVDVAALPLPSVATTIAAPSDTVPSGSDGLEEIFLDIVRRLLQQPRLSPANNFYDVGGNSLLATRVIAAVRETLHVELDVCTVVQASTLGAIARQVRQLKEHGAQILLPPIRPHRSPNTPLSYPQWRLWFAQRLEPHSPRYHLFRAYTLEGTVSRAHIERVLRRLTDRHPALRTSFHQSDEDPVQRVHASAPLSLQHWDLAACAASTQAQQIEALVSPWIEQPFDFEHPPLMRAALLKLAPHRWQLVLCIHHIVCDGWSSAILLRDLCAYWRDPGRVDTSSAIAYTDFAQWQRQLMDAGKFAPHARYWSQQLANAPTRLTLPYDAPWPETLSHRGERVELVVSPELVQRLRALAGAQHTTLFVLLLCAFRLLLTRLSGQPDLVIGIPIAGRRMESLEAVVGFFINMLPLRLIVDDAVPFTTMLRAETEAALYAYTYQDYPYAQMVAAARRNLHGRDASLFQVIFNYRNMPQTECALDGVHVREAPDPLTMARDPLGLHISEEDTVLRGTLIYQPELFQRSTIEAMAAQWLVLLEQIVAHADRLVHEYCLGDVAAPAPTRHAPMPQPPRPAAHPLATLAQIARQCPSHPAMTQGDQTMSYAALLDQVERKARSLRRIGVASHTRVAVVGRASIDLCMALLAVMRAGGTAVPIDTTLPYERRQAMIHAAQVTLALLVPSDDDVATVEDLPTKYFYDLPPGSSAALPPLDPGGMPYLFFTSGSSGAPKGILGRWRGLAHVVASTAHALAVTHADRVTQLYPIGFEPLMRELFLALTTGAELLLPPDADTATPRHILQWIARQRATIVQTVPSVAAVWMAEARGLTCPSVRTLLLGGEPLTDTVVRQIRQCFPAEIFNIYGPTETTLHCTMYRVPDPPQPGVQPIGTPLPGVALQILSGNRPCGTNESGEIVIRSPYRSAGYLPETAEQDRARFCVDPLAAHADDLVYRTGDCGRYHADGYLVIAGRLDEEIKIHGVRVHPQEIEQTLLQHPHVQNCAVISGTTPQHGSYLAAYVAGATTLTSAELRTWLRHKLPSALVPQYVLCVAQIPQLPNGKVDKHQLPDPLRSEPMATHTPATTATEQWLVATLESLLERTPIGTNDNFFDVGGHSLQATRLVARMRETFQITFPLQEIFTLHTVGAIAERIDVLRRAPESAVPTHLPAAEHRHRAPLSFAQQRLWILHQLDPTNDGFNLTRRQRLIGPLAPERMGDIFRTIIARHEALRTALCADDNGPYQHVWNEMPFHVVHHDLSPCTERTRQRRLSRLVAAQEQAPFDLSNPPLLRVSLVKMSTTHYVLVITIHHIVCDGWSIRNIVHEVLTLWEADRQGTAPALPPLAVQYPDYALWQRNTLSNAQLQPHLEYWRQHLGDRPSILPLPSDKPWPKILGKSGGRIDFVVPASTLRRLHHVAREHDATLFMLLMSAYRVLLARLTNHRDVIVGTPVAGRQWVELEDAIGFFINMLPIRVELDDTMTFAQLLAKERIATLGAFAHQEVPFDTLVERLQCERHPNRPPLYQTVLNLRNMPRRQFRLHGVRGERVAQEHLFSRDPLLLNLTEVPGGLEGSWIYNTDLFTAERVSVMRDQWLRILAQIVDAPGQPLSAITLDDARSTAVWQQWARPLDATPQQHPLHAVHLQARRHSRKIALQQGHRTMTYRECWRRVECAAAALRTRGVTANTPVGVVGGRSLEMILALLAVMRAGAVPVPLDHQFPRERLALMLREARCTQVLCVATSLTLPESIPFASLLAQPPAAPKRLPAIPDDGAAYIYFTSGSTGTPKGIVGAIPGLAHYHHWLSRQVAITPDARVAQLYTPGFEPFMRETFLALANGARLVIPPAECCGPDTLVAWLETERVTHMHTVPSIGRLLIRDAASGRGLRALRHVIFGGEPLDRSLVVQWRQAFAGQVTNIYGPTETMMAKTYYPVPDEPPPGVQPLGRPIPETVVLVLRDGRPCAIGEIGELVIRTPFRSRGYLPSVPPADHARFRPNPLTNDPSDIVYYTGDTGQIRPDGTLAIHGRVDDEVKIHGVRIHPAEIEHQLAAHPHIRAAAVVVSTTDHGKRLLAFYVAETALTAQTLRDWLARTVLSAALPALYVPVNVIPLTVNGKVDKQQLLAIAATQPDDTATPQPMTATEQMVLTIARDLTERTALQIDDNFFAAGGNSLMAIRLVTKLRAQWPVDISLPSFFAAASLRAFCATLDNAPQPANAASKPASARKTAHQTHPLSCAQERMWRRQHERPEDHAVHIMRVADVHGPFDAARARAVLEFLIARHAVLRTGFIQEAARPRQQVHASAPAHIAIWDLSRIAVTDRAAQIAALLCEEKARQFDVTQPPLFRMGSVRLGRDRRLLYWTLHHLIGDGWSINRLLRDFAKVWNTPQRQWRRCLPPVSMQYPDYVQWEQEQLAHHGSTGLRYWQEHLGDRLPLFGDTADHIHGTRLATHFSSAVVAAVQTTATQLATTPFTVLLTLYRAAICACFQQRDTIIGIQSAGRLHGADDLIGNCINVLPVRGRVDLTASVRSLITREQHATTGAYQHQQVPIQHIAALYAAQIGATGTPYQIHFNYRNMPSARLDLNRCVVRANPYTYAMPVHVGVPLSLNIKEHGGRVSGIVQYDARQFSGDTIQALLATMRRVALALPTRLDAALRELLDNEHRGQQTAKRAIG